A genomic stretch from Acidobacteriota bacterium includes:
- the lpdA gene encoding dihydrolipoyl dehydrogenase, with protein sequence MAEAPKYDVAVIGSGPGGYVAGIRAGQLGLKTVLIEKDNKFGGTCLHVGCIPTKDLLLNAEVYDYFKHAQEFGIECKEYSVDWTAVQARQNKVVTKLAKGVEFLLKKNKVEIVQGFGQLSGPGRITVTDSNKKSREIQAKNIILATGSEAKMLPGLEPDAKTILTNKEILSLKKLPKSMVIIGSGAVGVEFGSIFKRFGTDVTIIEMLPRIVPLEDEEVSATLEKSFKKQGIAIHTQAKVEKVSKTAKGVTVDFTDAQGNAQKLEAETCLVAVGRSPNTQGIGIEKTRIRLERGFVKVDPYMRTDEPGVYAIGDIVAGSPLLAHVGSMEGIVAVTHAAGKPVEPINYRQIPNCTYCEPEIASAGLTERQAREAGYNVKVGKFPFVGNSKATILGMQEGFVKIVSDGHYGEILGVHMIGPRVTEMIAEAVVVMRLEGTVEDLERTIHPHPTLTEAVPEAAHAVHGMAIHI encoded by the coding sequence TTGGCAGAAGCGCCGAAATACGATGTTGCAGTGATTGGAAGCGGACCAGGCGGATATGTGGCAGGCATTCGGGCCGGCCAGCTGGGATTGAAAACCGTTCTGATTGAAAAAGACAATAAATTCGGGGGAACGTGCCTGCACGTTGGGTGCATCCCCACCAAGGACCTGCTCCTTAATGCTGAGGTTTATGACTACTTCAAACACGCGCAGGAATTCGGCATTGAGTGCAAGGAATACTCTGTCGATTGGACGGCGGTCCAGGCACGCCAGAACAAGGTAGTCACGAAGCTGGCCAAAGGGGTGGAATTCCTGCTGAAGAAAAACAAAGTTGAAATTGTGCAGGGGTTTGGGCAGCTTTCCGGGCCGGGCCGTATTACCGTAACGGACTCAAACAAAAAGTCCCGCGAAATTCAGGCTAAGAACATAATCCTGGCAACGGGTTCCGAGGCCAAAATGCTTCCCGGCCTTGAACCGGACGCCAAAACAATCCTGACAAACAAGGAGATTCTGAGCCTGAAGAAGCTGCCCAAGTCGATGGTCATCATCGGTTCGGGTGCAGTCGGGGTCGAATTCGGCTCTATCTTCAAGCGATTTGGAACTGACGTAACCATCATCGAGATGCTGCCGCGCATTGTTCCTCTTGAAGACGAAGAGGTCTCGGCAACCCTTGAGAAATCTTTCAAGAAACAGGGTATCGCGATCCACACCCAGGCGAAGGTGGAGAAAGTTTCAAAAACAGCCAAAGGCGTTACGGTTGATTTTACAGATGCCCAGGGCAACGCCCAAAAACTTGAGGCAGAAACGTGCCTGGTGGCCGTGGGTCGATCGCCAAACACGCAAGGCATCGGGATAGAAAAGACCCGCATCAGGTTGGAGCGCGGGTTTGTCAAGGTGGATCCCTACATGCGAACGGATGAGCCCGGGGTATACGCGATTGGGGATATCGTTGCCGGAAGCCCTCTGCTGGCCCATGTGGGTTCGATGGAGGGGATCGTAGCCGTAACCCATGCCGCGGGAAAACCTGTCGAGCCCATCAACTATCGACAGATTCCGAATTGCACATATTGCGAGCCGGAAATCGCCAGCGCGGGGCTCACTGAACGTCAGGCCCGCGAGGCGGGATACAATGTAAAAGTTGGAAAGTTTCCTTTTGTCGGAAACAGCAAGGCCACCATTCTGGGTATGCAGGAAGGCTTTGTCAAAATCGTCAGTGACGGGCATTATGGCGAGATTCTGGGCGTCCATATGATCGGGCCACGCGTCACCGAGATGATCGCGGAGGCTGTCGTCGTGATGCGCCTGGAAGGAACGGTTGAGGACCTGGAGCGCACTATCCATCCACATCCGACACTCACAGAGGCAGTTCCTGAAGCCGCACACGCGGTCCATGGAATGGCAATCCACATTTAG
- a CDS encoding FAD-binding protein has translation MNWTADLSREVSGQVLVDDTSREAVSTDFGRIIVRKPAAVVRPASSQDVANVVKFAVRNGLSVSTRGGGHSQTGQSLSDQIVLDMSTLKAIAKVDPGKGTVACQAGLTWRDLVNHLAHQQLSPPVLTNNLDVTIGGTLSSGGLGVASWRHGTQADNCLELEVVTGEGEIVYCSSQQNQELFNAVRAGMGQFGVMTSAVLKVRPHLPRFRSYYLLYDELHVLLKDLEALMTDEKFDFLESWCTPCPQGFKQVGDTRQAFAEWFFPLHATIEIGDSPSAPSDEKLAGLKFYKHVHTEEGSLVDFYSRLDALFALWKRAGFWDYAHPWMECVLPWQTTPLYIGQVLQNLPPQAIAGGHILLWPGRGKSSSVPLFMHPSSEYVMGFGILPAVPQRFVEEVLPRLNMASQASTMLGGKRYLSGWIAFDASQWAAHYGDKWADVLRMKKKFDPHRVLNPGFVRYE, from the coding sequence ATGAATTGGACTGCCGATCTCTCTCGCGAAGTCAGTGGACAGGTTCTTGTGGATGATACATCGCGCGAAGCGGTGTCCACTGATTTTGGCCGGATCATTGTGCGGAAACCCGCCGCCGTGGTGCGGCCAGCGTCAAGCCAGGACGTGGCGAATGTCGTTAAGTTTGCGGTTCGCAACGGGCTTTCAGTTTCGACGCGCGGCGGCGGTCATTCGCAGACAGGGCAGTCCCTTTCAGACCAGATCGTACTGGACATGTCCACGCTAAAGGCCATTGCGAAGGTCGATCCCGGGAAAGGAACCGTCGCCTGCCAGGCCGGGTTAACGTGGCGTGATCTGGTAAACCACCTTGCTCATCAGCAGTTGTCGCCTCCTGTGCTGACCAACAATCTGGACGTGACGATTGGGGGCACGCTTTCTTCCGGTGGATTAGGCGTTGCTTCCTGGCGGCACGGAACCCAGGCCGATAATTGTCTGGAACTTGAAGTCGTTACTGGCGAAGGGGAAATCGTTTATTGTTCCAGCCAGCAAAACCAGGAACTTTTCAATGCCGTCCGCGCGGGCATGGGCCAGTTTGGCGTCATGACAAGTGCCGTGCTCAAGGTTCGTCCTCACCTTCCGCGCTTCCGCTCATATTACCTGCTCTATGATGAATTGCACGTCCTGTTGAAGGACCTGGAAGCATTGATGACGGACGAAAAGTTCGATTTCCTGGAATCCTGGTGTACCCCCTGTCCACAAGGCTTCAAGCAGGTTGGCGACACTCGCCAGGCATTCGCCGAGTGGTTTTTCCCGCTGCACGCCACCATTGAAATTGGCGATAGTCCGAGCGCTCCAAGCGATGAAAAGCTGGCGGGGCTGAAGTTTTATAAGCATGTCCACACCGAAGAAGGGAGCCTCGTCGATTTTTACTCGCGCCTCGACGCCCTGTTCGCCCTCTGGAAGCGGGCCGGTTTCTGGGACTATGCGCATCCCTGGATGGAATGCGTTTTGCCCTGGCAGACTACCCCGCTTTACATCGGGCAAGTCCTCCAGAATCTGCCCCCACAAGCGATTGCCGGAGGCCATATTCTGTTGTGGCCGGGCCGTGGTAAATCTTCATCGGTTCCCCTGTTCATGCACCCGTCGAGTGAGTACGTGATGGGGTTCGGCATCTTGCCAGCCGTTCCCCAGCGCTTTGTTGAAGAAGTGCTTCCACGGCTGAATATGGCCAGCCAGGCATCCACCATGTTGGGGGGGAAGCGCTACCTTTCGGGCTGGATTGCCTTTGATGCCTCCCAATGGGCGGCACACTATGGTGACAAGTGGGCTGACGTGTTGCGTATGAAGAAAAAATTTGATCCGCACCGGGTGTTGAATCCAGGTTTTGTCCGTTACGAGTAA